A window of the Cystobacter fuscus genome harbors these coding sequences:
- a CDS encoding LysR substrate-binding domain-containing protein, which yields MFEFSQLRCFVAVAEELHFGRAATRLSMTQPPLSRQVQLLEHHLRTQLLERTSRTVKLTPAGRAFLPEARRLLSLAESAAFSARRVASGDAGTLNLGFTAASGYNYLPGLISALRSRLPGVDLILKELVTTAQVDALMSKQLDVGLVRVPVDHQDFASRCVLREPLIAAIPRTHPLAAQPFLALGDFERQPFIMYSPYEAQYLHNLVLSVFGRAGVAPRYVQNMSQIHSILALVRAEMGLALVPEAAAALNFEGVVFKAVQMELAKPVELFLAWSRTNDNPVLGAFLETVFAASGTAGTEDRPTPRAD from the coding sequence GTGTTCGAGTTCAGCCAGCTCCGTTGCTTCGTGGCCGTCGCCGAGGAACTGCACTTCGGGCGCGCGGCCACACGGCTCAGCATGACCCAGCCGCCGCTGAGCCGGCAGGTGCAGTTGCTGGAGCACCACCTGCGGACGCAGCTCCTCGAGCGCACGAGCCGTACCGTCAAGCTGACCCCCGCGGGCCGCGCCTTCCTTCCGGAAGCACGCCGGCTGCTGAGCCTGGCCGAGAGCGCCGCGTTCAGCGCGCGGCGTGTGGCGAGCGGTGACGCCGGCACGCTCAACCTGGGCTTCACCGCGGCCTCGGGCTACAACTACCTGCCGGGTCTCATCTCCGCCCTGCGCTCGCGCCTGCCCGGCGTGGACCTGATCCTCAAGGAGCTGGTGACGACCGCGCAGGTGGATGCCCTGATGTCCAAGCAGCTCGACGTCGGCCTGGTACGTGTGCCGGTGGATCACCAGGACTTCGCGTCGCGCTGCGTGCTGCGCGAGCCCCTCATCGCCGCGATCCCGCGGACGCATCCACTCGCCGCGCAGCCATTCCTGGCCCTGGGGGACTTCGAACGACAGCCCTTCATCATGTACTCGCCCTACGAGGCGCAGTACCTCCACAACCTCGTCCTGTCGGTGTTCGGCAGGGCGGGAGTGGCACCCCGGTACGTGCAGAACATGAGCCAGATCCATTCCATCCTGGCGCTGGTGCGCGCGGAAATGGGCCTGGCGCTCGTGCCGGAGGCCGCGGCGGCCCTCAACTTCGAAGGGGTCGTCTTCAAGGCCGTGCAGATGGAGCTGGCGAAGCCCGTCGAGCTCTTCCTCGCGTGGAGCCGCACCAACGACAACCCCGTGCTCGGCGCCTTCCTCGAGACGGTGTTCGCCGCGTCGGGTACGGCGGGGACGGAGGACCGCCCCACCCCACGTGCCGACTGA
- the gudD gene encoding glucarate dehydratase, which produces MTTHLVMGHNEAPTVTKVRVVPVAGHDGMLLNLSGAHAPFFTRNVVVLEDSAGHTGVGEVPGGEAIRQTLEEAIPLVLGQRLGNHRNILNSVRRRFSHRDDGGRGQQTFDLRVTIHAVAALECALLDLLGQFLEVPVAALLGDGQQRERVDVLGYLFYVGDRKRTDLPYRSEPDAKDDWLRLRHEEALTPEAVVRLAEAAYARYGFRDFKLKGGVLRGEEEMAAVTALAEHFPDARITLDPNGCWSLEEAVRLCRGSGEVLAYAEDPCGPERGYSGREIMAEFRRQTRLPTATNMIATDWREMGHAIQLGSVDIPLADPHFWTMQGSVRVAQMCDEWGLTWGSHSNNHFDISLAMFTHVAAAAPGRITAIDTHWIWQDGQRLTREPLRISGGQLTVPDRPGLGVELDPDQLERAHALYRAQALGARNDAAAMQYLVPGWKFDPKRPCLMR; this is translated from the coding sequence ATGACGACGCATCTGGTGATGGGACACAACGAAGCGCCAACGGTGACGAAGGTTCGCGTCGTCCCGGTGGCCGGGCACGACGGGATGCTCCTGAACCTGAGCGGTGCCCATGCTCCTTTCTTCACTCGCAACGTGGTGGTCCTCGAGGACAGCGCTGGCCACACGGGCGTGGGGGAGGTGCCCGGCGGCGAAGCCATCCGCCAGACGCTCGAGGAGGCCATCCCGCTCGTTCTCGGGCAGCGTCTGGGCAACCATCGCAACATCCTCAACTCGGTGCGCCGGCGCTTCTCCCACCGCGACGACGGGGGGCGCGGACAGCAGACCTTCGATCTGCGGGTGACGATCCACGCCGTGGCGGCACTCGAGTGCGCGCTGCTCGATCTGCTCGGCCAGTTCCTCGAGGTGCCCGTGGCGGCGCTGCTCGGCGATGGGCAACAGCGCGAGCGCGTCGACGTACTCGGCTACCTCTTCTACGTGGGCGACCGGAAGCGGACGGATCTGCCCTACCGCTCCGAGCCAGACGCGAAGGATGACTGGCTGCGGTTGCGCCACGAGGAGGCGCTGACGCCGGAGGCCGTGGTGCGGCTCGCCGAGGCCGCGTACGCGCGCTACGGCTTCCGGGACTTCAAGCTCAAGGGCGGCGTGCTGCGGGGCGAGGAGGAGATGGCGGCGGTGACGGCGCTCGCCGAGCACTTTCCGGACGCACGCATCACCCTGGACCCCAACGGCTGTTGGTCGCTGGAGGAGGCGGTGAGGCTGTGCCGCGGCAGCGGAGAAGTGCTCGCCTATGCCGAGGACCCCTGCGGCCCGGAGCGGGGCTACTCGGGTCGCGAGATCATGGCGGAGTTCCGCCGACAGACGCGTCTGCCGACGGCGACGAACATGATCGCCACCGACTGGCGCGAGATGGGGCACGCCATCCAATTGGGCTCGGTGGACATCCCGCTGGCCGACCCGCACTTCTGGACGATGCAGGGGTCGGTGCGCGTCGCGCAGATGTGTGACGAGTGGGGGTTGACCTGGGGCTCGCACTCCAACAACCACTTCGACATCTCGCTGGCGATGTTCACCCACGTGGCCGCGGCGGCACCCGGGCGCATCACCGCCATCGACACGCATTGGATCTGGCAGGACGGCCAGCGCCTGACGCGCGAGCCGCTGCGCATCTCCGGCGGGCAGTTGACGGTCCCGGATCGCCCCGGGCTGGGCGTGGAGCTGGATCCGGACCAGCTCGAGCGTGCCCACGCCCTCTACCGCGCCCAGGCGTTGGGGGCGCGCAACGACGCGGCTGCCATGCAGTACCTGGTGCCGGGGTGGAAGTTCGACCCCAAGCGCCCCTGCCTCATGCGTTGA
- a CDS encoding MFS transporter translates to MEDVSAVSTAGERTRSRVRYFVLFMVFIVTTLNFADRATLSITGSTMQKELGLDPVQMGYLFSAFAWAYVLGQVPGGWLLDRFGTKRVYAWSIVLWSFFTLLAGVVGSLPAASVVGAFFLCRLMVGFAEAPAFPGNSRLVAAWFPTAERGTASAIFNSAQYFAAVLFTPLMAYLTQAHGWRSVYFVMGGLGFVLAALWLYTIHEPKAHPRISRAELEHIERGGGLVNLEKGAVAKVPLQRGTIKQLLANRMMMGIYVGQYCINTLTYFFLTWFPVYLVQERGMSILKAGFVSSLPAVAGCIGGVLGGVISDGLVRRGHSLTFARKTPLVVGMLMSTSMVVCNYVDSQWLVVAIMSLAFFGKGVGALGWAVMSDTSPKEVAGLSGGVFNTFGNTAGITTPIIIGYLLKQSGSFAAALVFVGANALLAIVCYLLVVGEIRRLELKQA, encoded by the coding sequence ATGGAAGACGTATCCGCCGTGAGCACCGCAGGCGAACGAACGCGCAGCCGTGTGCGCTACTTCGTCCTGTTCATGGTGTTCATCGTCACCACGCTGAACTTCGCGGATCGCGCGACCCTCTCCATCACCGGCTCGACGATGCAGAAGGAGCTGGGGTTGGATCCGGTGCAGATGGGCTACCTGTTCTCCGCGTTCGCCTGGGCGTACGTGTTGGGGCAGGTCCCCGGCGGATGGCTGCTCGACCGCTTCGGCACCAAGCGCGTCTATGCGTGGAGCATCGTCCTCTGGTCGTTCTTCACGCTGCTGGCGGGAGTGGTGGGCTCGCTGCCCGCCGCCTCCGTGGTGGGTGCGTTCTTCCTCTGCCGGCTGATGGTCGGCTTCGCCGAGGCACCGGCGTTCCCGGGCAACAGCCGCCTCGTGGCGGCCTGGTTCCCCACCGCCGAGCGAGGTACGGCGTCCGCCATCTTCAACTCGGCGCAGTACTTCGCGGCCGTGCTCTTCACCCCCCTCATGGCCTACCTCACCCAGGCCCACGGCTGGCGGAGCGTCTATTTCGTGATGGGGGGCCTGGGCTTCGTGCTGGCGGCGCTGTGGCTGTACACCATTCACGAACCCAAGGCCCACCCGCGCATCAGCCGCGCGGAGCTCGAGCACATCGAGCGCGGCGGCGGACTCGTGAACCTGGAGAAGGGGGCCGTGGCCAAGGTCCCCCTTCAGCGGGGCACCATCAAACAGTTGCTCGCCAACCGCATGATGATGGGCATCTACGTGGGCCAGTACTGCATCAACACGCTGACCTATTTCTTCCTCACCTGGTTCCCGGTGTACCTGGTGCAGGAGCGCGGGATGTCCATCCTCAAGGCGGGCTTCGTCTCGTCGCTTCCGGCGGTGGCGGGGTGCATCGGTGGCGTGTTGGGCGGAGTGATCTCCGACGGCCTGGTGCGCCGCGGCCACTCGCTCACCTTCGCGCGCAAGACGCCCCTCGTGGTCGGGATGCTGATGTCCACGAGCATGGTGGTGTGCAACTACGTGGACTCTCAGTGGCTGGTCGTCGCGATCATGTCCCTCGCATTCTTCGGCAAGGGCGTGGGCGCGCTGGGCTGGGCGGTGATGTCGGACACCTCGCCCAAGGAGGTCGCGGGCCTGAGCGGCGGGGTCTTCAACACCTTCGGCAACACGGCGGGCATCACCACGCCCATCATCATCGGTTACCTCTTGAAGCAGAGCGGCTCCTTCGCCGCCGCGCTCGTGTTCGTGGGCGCCAACGCCTTGCTCGCCATCGTCTGCTACCTGCTCGTCGTCGGTGAGATCCGGCGCCTGGAGCTGAAGCAGGCGTAG
- a CDS encoding type II toxin-antitoxin system VapC family toxin: MTAASGLVLLDTNILIHLLRATALGARAASEHALRSRSERSLLSIVTVGEALAFARKRGWGTSKVTALRELIQQLVIVDIHSNEVLEHYAALDAFREARGRALGKNDLWISATAAATGALLLTTDKDFDPLHQEGLLRRAWYDPAPSPRNL, from the coding sequence GTGACTGCGGCCAGTGGTCTTGTCCTGCTCGACACCAACATCCTCATTCACCTGCTCAGGGCCACGGCCCTGGGCGCCAGGGCCGCCAGCGAACACGCCTTGCGGAGCCGGAGCGAGCGGTCTCTGCTCTCCATCGTCACCGTGGGCGAGGCCCTGGCATTCGCGAGGAAGCGCGGCTGGGGAACGTCCAAGGTCACCGCACTGCGGGAACTGATTCAGCAGCTCGTCATCGTCGACATCCACTCCAATGAAGTCCTGGAACACTACGCCGCGCTCGATGCTTTCCGCGAAGCCCGTGGACGGGCCTTGGGAAAGAACGACCTGTGGATCTCCGCCACGGCCGCGGCGACCGGCGCGTTGTTGTTGACCACGGACAAGGACTTCGATCCCCTTCACCAGGAAGGACTCTTGCGCCGCGCCTGGTACGACCCGGCACCGAGCCCTCGAAACTTATGA
- a CDS encoding aldehyde dehydrogenase (NADP(+)) — protein sequence MATHSEALTGEMFIGAARVRGTAGTFRGHDPARGAWLEPAYGGGTPAEVERACQLAWEAFDAFRDTDLETRARLLETAAQRILDLGDALIERACAESGLPRGRIEGERGRTVGQLRLFAEVVRGGEWLEARIDPALPQRQPAPRSDLRQRHIAVGPVAVFGASNFPLAFSVAGGDTASALAAGCPVVVKAHNAHPGTSELVGRALRQAVADCGLPEGVFSLLFASDNEVGTALVADPRIKSVGFTGSRRGGMALMKVAAARAEPIPVFAEMSSINPVYLLPAALAARGADIGRKFVASLTLGAGQFCTNPGLVLAVEGPGLEAFLEASAGVLRDSPCATMLTPGIHAAYDEGVGRLSAHPRVKSIARGVATNGPNQARAALFTTDAGSLLNDPVLQEEVFGSSSLVVRCESVEAMRAATERLEGQLTATLQMDEADIPVARQLLPVLERKAGRILVNGFPTGVEVCHAMVHGGPFPATSDPRATSVGSLAIRRFLRPVCYQDLPQALLPEALRDGNPLELWRRVDGKLVPPSESRR from the coding sequence ATGGCGACCCATTCCGAGGCTCTCACTGGAGAGATGTTCATTGGCGCGGCGCGGGTGCGCGGCACGGCGGGGACGTTCCGCGGACACGACCCGGCGCGTGGCGCATGGCTCGAGCCGGCCTACGGCGGCGGCACTCCGGCCGAGGTGGAGCGGGCCTGCCAGCTCGCGTGGGAAGCGTTCGACGCGTTCCGCGACACCGACCTCGAGACGCGCGCCCGCCTGCTCGAGACGGCGGCCCAGCGCATTCTCGACCTGGGCGACGCGCTGATCGAGCGAGCCTGCGCGGAGTCGGGACTCCCGCGTGGGCGCATCGAGGGTGAGCGGGGCCGCACGGTCGGCCAGCTGCGGCTCTTCGCGGAGGTCGTGCGCGGAGGCGAGTGGCTCGAGGCGCGGATCGATCCCGCCCTGCCGCAGCGCCAGCCCGCGCCGCGTTCCGACCTGCGCCAGCGTCACATCGCCGTGGGGCCCGTGGCGGTGTTCGGCGCGAGCAACTTCCCACTGGCCTTCTCGGTGGCGGGTGGTGACACCGCGTCCGCGCTCGCGGCGGGCTGTCCCGTCGTGGTGAAGGCGCACAACGCCCACCCGGGCACGTCGGAGCTCGTCGGGCGCGCGCTCCGTCAGGCGGTGGCCGACTGTGGCCTCCCCGAGGGCGTCTTCTCGCTCCTCTTCGCCTCGGACAACGAGGTCGGCACCGCGCTCGTGGCGGACCCGCGCATCAAGTCGGTGGGTTTCACCGGCTCGCGACGCGGGGGCATGGCGCTGATGAAGGTCGCCGCCGCCCGTGCCGAGCCCATCCCCGTCTTCGCCGAGATGAGCAGCATCAACCCGGTGTACCTGCTGCCGGCCGCCCTGGCGGCGCGCGGAGCGGACATCGGGCGGAAGTTCGTGGCCTCGCTCACGCTGGGCGCGGGGCAGTTCTGCACCAACCCGGGTCTGGTGCTCGCGGTCGAGGGCCCTGGCCTCGAGGCCTTCCTCGAGGCCTCCGCCGGGGTGCTGCGTGACAGTCCGTGTGCGACGATGCTCACGCCCGGCATCCACGCGGCGTACGACGAGGGAGTGGGGCGTCTGTCGGCCCATCCCCGGGTGAAGTCGATCGCGCGTGGAGTGGCCACGAACGGGCCGAACCAGGCTCGCGCCGCCCTCTTCACGACCGATGCGGGCAGCTTGCTGAACGATCCCGTGCTGCAGGAGGAGGTGTTCGGTTCCTCCTCGCTGGTGGTGCGCTGCGAGAGCGTGGAGGCGATGCGCGCCGCGACCGAGCGCCTGGAGGGGCAGCTCACCGCGACGCTCCAGATGGACGAGGCGGACATTCCCGTGGCGCGCCAGCTCCTGCCAGTCCTCGAGCGCAAGGCGGGGCGCATCCTCGTCAACGGCTTCCCCACGGGGGTCGAGGTGTGCCACGCCATGGTGCACGGGGGCCCCTTCCCGGCCACGTCCGACCCGCGTGCCACCTCGGTCGGCTCGCTCGCCATCCGGCGTTTCCTGCGTCCCGTCTGCTACCAGGACCTGCCGCAGGCCCTGTTGCCCGAGGCGCTGCGTGATGGCAACCCGCTCGAGCTGTGGCGGCGGGTGGACGGGAAGCTCGTTCCGCCCTCCGAGTCACGCCGCTGA
- the kdgD gene encoding 5-dehydro-4-deoxyglucarate dehydratase — protein sequence MTQMTPLDMAKQLGKGLLSFPVTHFDATLAFDERAYRTNLASLSEYPVAGLFAAGGTGEFFSLTADEVNRVVRAAVEETRGKVPVIAPTGYGTAMAKDLARAAEAAGADGLLLLPPYLTECDRDGIAAHVEAVCASTRLGVIFYSRANAVLDDVTLARLCERCPNLVGFKDGVGDIETMTRIHQRIGDRLMYIGGLPTAETFALPYLEMGVTTYSSAIFNFLPQFALRFYDAVRARDLATVSSGLRDFVLPYISIRNRKKGYAVSIVKAGMRAMGRSAGPVRPPLLDLTESEFGELKTLLAGRS from the coding sequence ATGACGCAGATGACTCCGTTGGATATGGCAAAGCAGCTGGGTAAGGGGCTGCTGTCCTTCCCCGTCACGCACTTCGACGCGACGCTCGCTTTCGACGAGCGCGCCTATCGCACCAACCTGGCCTCGTTGAGCGAGTACCCCGTGGCGGGCCTGTTCGCGGCCGGCGGGACGGGCGAGTTCTTCTCCCTCACGGCGGACGAGGTGAACCGGGTCGTCAGGGCGGCGGTGGAGGAGACGCGTGGCAAGGTGCCGGTGATCGCTCCGACCGGCTATGGCACCGCGATGGCGAAGGACCTCGCCCGGGCCGCCGAGGCCGCGGGCGCGGACGGGTTGCTGCTGCTGCCGCCCTACCTCACCGAGTGCGACCGGGACGGCATCGCCGCGCACGTCGAGGCGGTGTGCGCCTCCACCAGGCTGGGTGTCATCTTCTACAGCCGCGCCAACGCCGTGCTGGATGACGTCACGCTCGCGCGCCTGTGCGAGCGCTGCCCCAACCTGGTCGGCTTCAAGGACGGGGTGGGTGACATCGAGACGATGACGCGCATCCACCAGCGCATCGGCGACCGCCTCATGTACATCGGCGGACTGCCGACGGCGGAGACCTTCGCCCTCCCGTACCTGGAGATGGGCGTCACCACCTACTCCTCGGCGATCTTCAACTTCCTGCCGCAGTTCGCGCTCCGCTTCTATGACGCCGTCCGCGCGCGCGACCTCGCGACCGTGTCGTCCGGTCTGCGTGACTTCGTGCTCCCGTACATCTCGATCCGCAACCGCAAGAAGGGTTACGCGGTCTCCATCGTGAAGGCGGGCATGCGCGCGATGGGCCGTTCCGCCGGACCCGTGCGTCCTCCGCTGCTGGACCTCACCGAGAGCGAGTTCGGTGAGCTCAAGACCCTCCTCGCCGGACGCTCCTGA
- the garD gene encoding galactarate dehydratase, protein MTDRAESMRTQPLTIRMHGDDNVAIVANEGGLPAGTVLPEGLVLKERVPQGHKVALVDLPRGQAVLRYGVPIGYALEDIASGRWVHERLLDMPGARGLDDLPLATAKAAPLPPLEGYTFEGYRNPDGSVGTRNILAITQTVQCVAGVTEFAVQRIKTELLPRFPNVDDVVALEHGYGCGVAIDVPDAIVPIRTLRNISLNPNFGGEVMMVSLGCEKLQPERLMPPGSLPVVGQRGGAEEGGKPSVVCLQDDSHTGFMSMVASIMRQAETHLARLNARRRETVPASELVVGVQCGGSDAFSGVTANPAVGFCTDLLVRAGASVMFSEVTEVRDGIAQLTARATTPEVAQAMIREMAWYDAYLKRGGADRSANTTPGNKKGGLSNIVEKAMGSIVKSGSSPISGVLSPGEKLKTRGLTYAATPASDFICGTLQLAAGMNLHVFTTGRGTPYGLAAVPVIKVATRSDLARRWHDLMDVNAGTIADGSASIEEVGWELFRFMLDVASGRKKTWAEQWKLHNALVLFNPAPVT, encoded by the coding sequence ATGACCGATCGCGCGGAGTCCATGCGAACGCAGCCCCTCACCATTCGCATGCATGGCGATGACAACGTCGCCATCGTCGCCAACGAGGGTGGGTTGCCGGCTGGAACGGTATTGCCCGAGGGGCTCGTGCTCAAGGAGCGCGTGCCGCAAGGGCACAAGGTCGCGCTGGTGGATCTGCCCCGGGGTCAGGCGGTCCTGCGCTACGGGGTGCCGATCGGCTACGCCCTGGAGGACATCGCGTCCGGACGCTGGGTGCACGAGCGCCTGCTCGACATGCCGGGGGCGCGTGGGCTGGATGACCTCCCCCTGGCCACCGCGAAGGCCGCGCCCCTGCCGCCGCTGGAGGGCTACACGTTCGAGGGCTACCGCAACCCGGATGGCTCCGTGGGCACGCGCAACATCCTGGCGATCACCCAGACGGTTCAATGCGTGGCGGGCGTCACGGAGTTCGCCGTCCAGCGCATCAAGACCGAGCTGTTGCCCCGCTTCCCGAACGTGGACGATGTCGTGGCCCTGGAGCATGGCTATGGCTGTGGCGTGGCGATCGACGTGCCCGACGCGATCGTGCCGATCCGGACCTTGCGCAACATCAGCCTCAACCCGAACTTCGGCGGCGAGGTGATGATGGTGAGCCTGGGCTGCGAGAAGTTGCAGCCCGAGCGCTTGATGCCACCCGGCTCGCTCCCGGTCGTCGGTCAACGGGGAGGAGCCGAGGAGGGCGGGAAGCCAAGCGTGGTCTGCTTGCAGGACGACAGCCACACCGGCTTCATGTCGATGGTGGCGAGCATCATGCGGCAGGCCGAGACCCATCTGGCGCGCCTGAACGCGCGAAGACGTGAAACCGTGCCGGCCAGTGAGCTGGTGGTGGGGGTCCAGTGCGGTGGTAGCGATGCGTTCTCGGGGGTGACGGCCAACCCGGCGGTTGGCTTCTGCACCGACCTGCTGGTGCGTGCTGGCGCCAGCGTGATGTTCTCGGAAGTGACCGAGGTGCGTGATGGCATCGCCCAACTGACCGCACGCGCCACCACCCCGGAGGTGGCCCAAGCCATGATCCGGGAAATGGCGTGGTACGACGCCTACCTGAAGCGAGGCGGTGCCGACCGGAGCGCCAACACCACGCCGGGCAACAAGAAGGGCGGCCTGTCCAACATCGTCGAGAAGGCGATGGGCTCCATCGTCAAGTCCGGCTCGTCGCCGATTTCCGGGGTGCTGTCGCCCGGAGAGAAGCTCAAGACGAGGGGACTCACGTACGCGGCCACTCCCGCGAGCGATTTCATCTGCGGCACGCTGCAACTGGCCGCGGGCATGAACCTGCATGTCTTCACCACCGGTCGTGGCACGCCCTATGGCCTGGCCGCGGTCCCGGTGATCAAGGTCGCCACGCGCAGCGATCTGGCCCGGCGCTGGCATGACCTGATGGACGTGAACGCCGGAACCATCGCGGATGGCTCCGCCAGCATCGAGGAGGTGGGGTGGGAACTCTTCCGCTTCATGCTGGATGTGGCCAGCGGTCGCAAGAAGACGTGGGCGGAACAGTGGAAGCTTCACAACGCCCTGGTGCTCTTCAATCCCGCTCCCGTGACGTGA
- a CDS encoding OprO/OprP family phosphate-selective porin, whose protein sequence is MRTLKRGWMVASLMTWSFAAPVRADEAPPPANAPTATSQITLPSTGGLNVTSSNGQFEVTLRGRIQVDGGAFRNDALGTKNVSGTELRRVRLGAAGQALGWRYLVEVDFAGDGVEAQDLWISRTLGPGQLTVGQFKPAFSIEDQTNDLYVVMQERSFLASTLAPGFQIGVGYAGDVGVFTYGVALYNLDRNNASHDRGFGGSGRVTFAPWRTEGRVLHVGVAVAREHTDLMGDGKQPGVSLRVRTAGHLADGSRFLLLGFNDNSSVDSTKGVLELAGVYGPLSLQAEAAQGRYASRSARGRLSTWYVQASGFLTGESRAYDATRGRFQRLVPRGRFGALELAVRYDVARGLTTPAVEVSNGIEVHAATAGINWYVNERVRLTVNGILATVEDPLNVTALDDTRAVTARLQLEF, encoded by the coding sequence ATGCGGACCTTGAAGCGCGGTTGGATGGTAGCCAGCTTGATGACGTGGAGCTTCGCCGCTCCGGTGCGCGCCGATGAGGCGCCGCCCCCGGCCAACGCGCCAACGGCGACGAGCCAGATCACCCTGCCGTCCACGGGCGGCCTCAACGTCACCTCGAGCAATGGCCAGTTCGAGGTGACACTCAGAGGGCGCATCCAGGTGGACGGCGGCGCGTTCCGCAACGACGCGCTGGGCACCAAGAACGTGAGTGGCACGGAGCTGAGGCGCGTGCGACTGGGCGCCGCCGGGCAGGCACTCGGCTGGCGCTACCTGGTGGAAGTGGACTTCGCCGGAGATGGAGTGGAGGCACAGGACCTGTGGATCTCCAGGACGCTGGGGCCGGGCCAGCTCACCGTCGGCCAGTTCAAGCCCGCCTTCTCGATCGAGGACCAGACGAACGATCTGTACGTCGTCATGCAGGAGCGCAGCTTTCTCGCGAGCACCCTGGCGCCCGGCTTCCAGATCGGCGTTGGATACGCGGGCGATGTCGGGGTCTTCACCTACGGGGTGGCGCTGTACAACCTCGATCGCAACAACGCGAGTCACGATCGGGGGTTCGGAGGGTCTGGCCGGGTGACGTTCGCGCCCTGGCGCACCGAGGGGCGGGTGCTGCACGTGGGTGTGGCGGTGGCTCGCGAGCACACGGACCTGATGGGTGACGGCAAGCAGCCCGGCGTCTCGCTGCGGGTGCGCACGGCCGGCCACCTCGCCGATGGCTCCCGCTTCCTGCTCTTGGGCTTCAACGACAACTCTTCCGTGGACAGCACCAAGGGAGTGCTCGAGCTCGCTGGCGTCTACGGTCCGCTCTCCTTGCAGGCGGAGGCGGCCCAGGGGCGCTACGCGAGCCGGAGCGCGCGGGGCCGGCTCAGCACCTGGTATGTGCAGGCCAGCGGGTTCCTGACGGGAGAGAGCCGTGCCTACGATGCCACGCGTGGCCGCTTCCAACGCCTCGTGCCGCGTGGCAGGTTCGGCGCCCTGGAACTCGCGGTCCGCTACGACGTGGCACGAGGCCTGACAACGCCCGCTGTCGAGGTGTCGAATGGGATCGAGGTCCACGCCGCGACCGCGGGGATCAACTGGTACGTCAACGAGCGCGTCCGCCTCACGGTGAATGGCATCCTGGCCACGGTCGAGGATCCGCTCAATGTCACCGCGCTGGACGACACACGTGCCGTGACGGCGCGGCTCCAGCTGGAGTTCTAG